From one Catellatospora sp. IY07-71 genomic stretch:
- a CDS encoding suppressor of fused domain protein yields MTSRVEAYLAHLDQLSGGQQPEFRPVSKERRQPPGVTVLRYRGLPAGMTTSLTYGLSLGEHPSWTAGRPELCLSVRSDDLRWSMAMGLVAERLHGDCGFRVGDVINFNSLVAPGSGMTAFLVAAPATVPPGQCRIDVGGPGHEGHDIVDLVGFYPIHDSERRYVREHGVREFWKLDWDAADVTRPPVV; encoded by the coding sequence GTGACAAGCCGCGTCGAGGCATACCTCGCCCATCTCGATCAGCTCTCCGGCGGACAGCAGCCGGAGTTCCGGCCGGTGTCGAAAGAACGCCGCCAGCCGCCCGGCGTCACGGTGCTGCGCTATCGCGGACTGCCCGCCGGTATGACGACGTCGCTGACCTACGGGCTGTCACTTGGCGAGCACCCGTCCTGGACCGCGGGTCGGCCGGAGCTGTGTCTGAGCGTCCGCTCCGATGACCTGCGCTGGAGCATGGCCATGGGACTGGTGGCCGAGCGGCTGCACGGTGATTGTGGCTTCCGGGTCGGCGACGTGATCAACTTCAACTCCCTCGTCGCGCCCGGCTCGGGCATGACCGCGTTCCTGGTCGCAGCCCCCGCGACGGTCCCGCCCGGCCAGTGCCGGATCGACGTCGGCGGCCCTGGACACGAGGGCCACGACATCGTCGACCTAGTGGGTTTCTACCCGATCCACGACAGCGAGCGGCGTTATGTGCGCGAGCACGGGGTGCGCGAGTTCTGGAAGCTGGACTGGGACGCGGCCGACGTGACCCGACCGCCCGTGGTCTGA
- a CDS encoding copper-translocating P-type ATPase, translating to MNHDHGTGHPGHHRDTGGRVAEVALDFCFCATELAAVERFLTRQPAVTAAHADRTRAVIHVAYDPDRIDADGLRQLLTGHGYACDCADCPASCCQPDHPAAGPPDQTGTHRHHPSHTAADQHAAAHHAHGGHSTGDSQGTGAGHAGHAGTATMDHTGHAPADVDHAVHDEHAGHGEHMVASMLRRFVISALLTIPIVVFSPIGGAIGLPEQPPFGLSMGWFGLILATPVVWWGGWPFISSAARSLRIGEVTMMTLIAVGILVAYFYSVVSTLLGGHEVFFEAAAMLTTLSLLGHWLEMRSRFATGRAVEALLSLAPPTAIVRRAGADTEIALDQVVAGDVIVVKPGAKVPVDGTVTGGRSYVDESMITGEPVPVSKTAGDPVVGGTINTTGAFTFTATAVGADTALARIVAMVQNAQASKAPAQRLADTAGKYLVYVALAAGALTFTAWMLWGGHGAAFAVTAAVSAVVIACPDALALATPTAITVGVGQGARGGVLFKNATALEATAGIDTVVFDKTGTLTAGKPAVTDLVPADGATDADLLAAAARADQPSQHPLAAAIVDAARQRGMDVTPPQRFDSIPGHGVQATVDGKQILIGNLRLMQREHVSVDGLTSSAAALAADGKTAMYVARDGVALGVVAVADPVREPAATAISVLHRAGVRTVMLTGDQRTTAEAVARKLGIDTVIAEVLPEEKAGHITALQQGGARVAMVGDGVNDAPALAQADIGIAIGAGTDVAVETADVVLIRDNPADVGYALSIARAVRKKIKQNLFWAAVYNLLAIPVAAGALYPSLGILLQPQWAALLMSASTIIVTFNALLLRRHTPPVPQPAGTRPW from the coding sequence ATGAACCACGACCACGGCACCGGCCACCCTGGCCACCACCGCGACACCGGTGGCCGCGTCGCCGAGGTCGCGCTCGACTTCTGCTTCTGCGCCACCGAACTCGCCGCCGTCGAACGCTTCCTCACCCGGCAACCGGCCGTCACCGCAGCCCACGCCGACCGCACCCGCGCCGTCATCCACGTCGCCTACGACCCCGACCGCATCGACGCCGACGGCCTCCGGCAACTGCTGACCGGGCACGGTTACGCCTGCGACTGCGCCGACTGCCCCGCCTCGTGCTGCCAGCCCGACCACCCCGCCGCGGGACCACCCGACCAGACCGGCACTCACCGCCACCACCCCAGCCACACCGCCGCAGACCAGCACGCCGCCGCCCACCACGCCCACGGCGGCCACAGCACCGGGGACTCGCAGGGCACCGGAGCAGGTCACGCAGGCCACGCCGGGACAGCGACCATGGATCACACCGGGCATGCCCCCGCCGACGTGGACCACGCAGTGCACGACGAGCACGCGGGCCACGGCGAGCACATGGTCGCGTCGATGCTGCGCCGGTTCGTCATCAGCGCCCTGCTGACCATCCCGATCGTGGTGTTCTCGCCCATCGGCGGTGCGATCGGCCTGCCGGAACAGCCGCCATTCGGGCTGTCCATGGGATGGTTCGGGCTCATCCTGGCCACCCCGGTCGTGTGGTGGGGCGGCTGGCCGTTCATCTCCTCGGCCGCCCGCTCGCTGCGTATCGGCGAAGTCACCATGATGACCCTGATCGCTGTCGGCATCCTGGTCGCCTACTTCTACTCGGTGGTGTCGACGCTGCTGGGCGGACACGAGGTGTTCTTCGAGGCCGCGGCGATGCTGACCACGCTCAGCCTGCTCGGGCACTGGCTCGAGATGCGCTCACGGTTCGCCACCGGTCGCGCCGTCGAGGCGCTGCTGTCCCTGGCACCGCCGACCGCGATCGTGCGCCGCGCCGGCGCCGACACCGAGATCGCCCTCGACCAGGTCGTCGCCGGCGACGTGATCGTGGTCAAGCCCGGAGCGAAAGTCCCGGTCGACGGCACGGTCACCGGCGGCCGGTCCTACGTCGACGAGTCGATGATCACCGGCGAGCCCGTTCCCGTGAGCAAGACCGCGGGCGACCCCGTCGTCGGCGGTACCATCAACACCACCGGCGCGTTCACGTTCACCGCCACCGCGGTCGGCGCCGACACCGCCCTGGCCCGCATCGTGGCCATGGTCCAGAACGCCCAGGCGTCCAAGGCCCCGGCCCAGCGCCTGGCCGACACCGCCGGCAAGTACCTCGTCTACGTGGCGCTGGCCGCCGGTGCGCTCACCTTCACCGCGTGGATGCTGTGGGGCGGGCACGGCGCCGCGTTCGCCGTCACCGCCGCGGTGTCGGCGGTCGTCATCGCCTGCCCCGACGCCCTGGCCCTGGCCACCCCGACCGCGATCACCGTCGGCGTGGGGCAGGGCGCGCGCGGTGGCGTGCTGTTCAAGAACGCCACCGCGCTGGAGGCGACCGCGGGCATCGACACCGTCGTGTTCGACAAGACCGGCACCCTGACCGCCGGCAAACCGGCCGTCACCGACCTCGTCCCCGCCGACGGCGCCACCGATGCGGACCTGCTCGCCGCCGCGGCGCGGGCCGACCAGCCCTCCCAGCACCCCTTGGCCGCCGCGATCGTCGACGCCGCCCGGCAGCGGGGCATGGACGTCACGCCGCCGCAGCGGTTCGACTCCATCCCCGGCCACGGTGTGCAGGCCACCGTCGACGGCAAGCAGATCCTCATCGGCAACCTGCGGCTCATGCAGCGCGAGCACGTATCGGTCGACGGACTGACCTCCTCGGCCGCGGCGCTGGCCGCTGACGGCAAGACCGCGATGTACGTCGCACGCGACGGCGTCGCGCTCGGCGTCGTCGCGGTCGCGGACCCCGTCCGCGAGCCGGCCGCGACCGCGATCAGCGTCCTGCACCGCGCCGGCGTCCGTACTGTCATGCTCACCGGCGACCAGCGCACGACTGCTGAGGCTGTCGCCCGTAAGCTCGGTATCGACACGGTCATCGCCGAGGTCCTGCCCGAGGAGAAGGCCGGCCACATCACCGCGCTGCAGCAAGGCGGAGCCAGGGTCGCGATGGTCGGTGACGGCGTCAACGACGCGCCGGCGCTGGCCCAGGCCGACATCGGCATCGCCATCGGCGCGGGCACCGACGTCGCGGTCGAGACCGCCGATGTCGTGCTCATCCGCGACAACCCCGCCGACGTCGGGTACGCCCTGTCCATCGCCCGCGCGGTCCGGAAGAAGATCAAGCAGAACCTGTTCTGGGCCGCGGTCTACAACCTGCTCGCGATCCCGGTCGCGGCCGGTGCGCTGTATCCGAGCCTGGGCATC
- a CDS encoding cation-translocating P-type ATPase, translating into MSTDSKPLLLATRQIDLAIGGMTCASCAARIEKKLNRMNGVTATVNYATEKASISFPETVSTDDLIATVEATGYTAAVPVTEPAAGPAEAEPADELAGLRRRLWTSLALAVPVVILAMVPAWQFTNWQWLSLMLAAPVVVYGGAPFHRAAWTNLRHGAATMDTLISVGTLAAFGWSLWALFFGTAGQPGMTHPFSLSISRTDGAGNIYLEVAAAVTVFILAGRFFEARSKRRAGAALRALLELGAKDVTVLRDGREQRIPTGQLAVGDLFVVRPGEKIATDGVVDDGASAVDTSMLTGESVPVEVGAGDAVVGATVNVGGRLVVRATRVGADTQLAQMARLVEQAQTGKAAVQRLADRISAVFVPIVIGLAVATLGFWLGTGNGVAAAFTAAVAVLIIACPCALGLATPTALLVGTGRGAQLGILIKGPEVLESTRKVDTVVLDKTGTVTTGRMTLIDVVTADGVSRQQALRLAGAAEAASEHPIAQAIAAAAAEAGDLPAVTGFANKQGLGVTGTVDGTAVVMGRAALLAEHGLAVPAELDAARQAAEEAGRTAVLAGWDGEARAVFAVADVVKPTSAAAIEGLRALGLTPVLLTGDNTTVAHAIAAEVGIGEVIAEVLPSGKVDVVKRLQEQGKVVAMVGDGVNDAAALAQADLGLAMGTGTDAAIEAADLTLVRGDLMAAVDAIRLSRRTLATIKTNLFWAFAYNVAALPLAALGLLNPMIAGAAMALSSVFVVSNSLRLRGFKTVTTS; encoded by the coding sequence ATGAGCACCGACAGCAAGCCCCTGCTCCTGGCGACACGGCAGATCGACCTGGCGATCGGCGGCATGACCTGCGCGTCGTGCGCCGCTCGGATCGAGAAGAAGCTCAACCGCATGAATGGGGTCACCGCGACGGTCAACTACGCCACCGAGAAGGCGTCGATCAGCTTCCCGGAGACCGTCTCCACCGACGACCTGATCGCCACCGTCGAGGCCACCGGCTACACCGCGGCCGTGCCGGTCACCGAGCCGGCGGCCGGCCCGGCCGAGGCCGAGCCCGCTGACGAGCTGGCGGGACTGCGCCGCAGGCTGTGGACGTCGCTGGCCCTCGCGGTGCCGGTCGTCATCCTGGCCATGGTCCCGGCGTGGCAGTTCACCAACTGGCAGTGGCTTTCGCTGATGCTGGCCGCCCCCGTCGTGGTGTACGGCGGCGCGCCGTTCCACCGCGCCGCGTGGACGAATCTGCGCCACGGCGCCGCCACCATGGACACCCTCATCTCGGTCGGCACCCTGGCCGCGTTCGGCTGGTCGCTGTGGGCGCTGTTCTTCGGCACCGCCGGGCAGCCCGGCATGACCCACCCGTTCTCGCTGTCGATCTCCCGCACCGACGGCGCGGGCAACATCTACCTCGAGGTCGCCGCCGCGGTGACCGTGTTCATCCTGGCCGGGCGCTTCTTCGAGGCCCGGTCCAAGCGGCGGGCGGGCGCCGCCCTGCGCGCGCTGCTCGAACTCGGCGCCAAGGACGTCACCGTGCTGCGCGACGGCCGCGAGCAGCGCATCCCGACCGGGCAGCTGGCGGTGGGCGACCTGTTCGTGGTGCGGCCCGGCGAGAAGATCGCCACGGACGGCGTCGTCGACGACGGCGCGTCGGCGGTCGACACGTCGATGCTGACCGGCGAGTCCGTGCCGGTCGAGGTCGGCGCCGGGGACGCTGTCGTGGGTGCCACGGTCAACGTCGGCGGCCGCCTGGTCGTCCGGGCGACCCGGGTCGGCGCCGACACCCAGCTGGCGCAGATGGCGCGCCTGGTGGAGCAGGCCCAGACCGGCAAGGCCGCCGTGCAGCGGCTGGCCGACCGGATCTCGGCGGTGTTCGTGCCGATCGTCATCGGCCTGGCCGTGGCGACGCTCGGGTTCTGGCTCGGCACCGGAAACGGTGTCGCGGCGGCGTTCACCGCCGCGGTCGCGGTGCTGATCATCGCCTGCCCATGCGCGCTGGGCCTGGCGACGCCGACGGCGCTGCTGGTCGGCACCGGCCGCGGCGCGCAGCTGGGCATCCTCATCAAGGGTCCGGAGGTCCTGGAGTCGACGCGCAAGGTGGACACGGTGGTGCTGGACAAGACCGGCACCGTCACCACCGGCCGGATGACACTGATCGACGTGGTCACCGCCGACGGCGTCAGCAGGCAGCAGGCGCTGCGGCTGGCCGGAGCGGCCGAGGCGGCCTCCGAGCACCCGATCGCACAGGCGATCGCCGCGGCCGCCGCCGAGGCCGGCGACCTGCCTGCGGTCACCGGGTTCGCCAACAAGCAGGGGCTCGGCGTGACCGGCACCGTCGACGGCACGGCGGTCGTGATGGGCCGGGCCGCGCTGCTGGCCGAGCACGGCCTGGCTGTGCCGGCCGAGCTCGACGCAGCCAGGCAGGCCGCAGAGGAGGCCGGGCGCACCGCGGTGCTCGCCGGCTGGGACGGCGAGGCTCGGGCGGTGTTCGCTGTCGCGGACGTGGTCAAGCCGACCAGCGCCGCCGCGATCGAGGGCCTGCGGGCGCTGGGCCTGACGCCGGTGCTGCTGACCGGCGACAACACCACCGTCGCGCACGCCATCGCGGCCGAGGTCGGCATCGGCGAGGTCATCGCCGAGGTGCTGCCGTCCGGCAAGGTCGACGTCGTCAAGCGCCTGCAGGAGCAGGGCAAGGTGGTGGCGATGGTCGGCGACGGGGTCAACGACGCCGCCGCCCTCGCCCAGGCCGACCTCGGCCTGGCCATGGGCACCGGCACCGACGCGGCCATCGAGGCCGCCGACCTCACCCTCGTACGCGGCGACCTGATGGCGGCGGTCGACGCGATCCGGCTGTCCCGCCGCACCCTGGCGACCATCAAGACGAACCTGTTCTGGGCGTTCGCCTACAACGTGGCAGCCCTGCCGCTGGCCGCGCTGGGCCTGCTCAACCCGATGATCGCCGGCGCGGCGATGGCGCTGTCCTCGGTGTTCGTGGTCTCCAACAGCCTGCGGCTGCGCGGCTTCAAGACCGTCACCACCAGCTGA
- a CDS encoding DUF305 domain-containing protein — protein sequence MSVKTLIRRLALAGLAAAVLTAAGCGSSAPHNPGTGHNMPAASVPASANFNAADVSFAQMMIPHHEQAVRMAEFAGTRAADPQVQQLATQIKTAQGPEIATMKGWLDAWGQPTAAPMGGMHGDMPGMMTEEQMGSLENMTGIAFDREFVRMMIAHHQGAVQMAKTEQAQGANVDAKALAATIEKAQTAEIATLQQVLDRLK from the coding sequence ATGTCCGTAAAGACTCTGATCCGCCGACTGGCGCTCGCCGGTCTGGCCGCTGCCGTGCTGACCGCGGCCGGCTGCGGCTCCAGCGCGCCGCACAACCCCGGCACCGGCCACAACATGCCCGCAGCGTCCGTGCCGGCCAGCGCCAACTTCAACGCCGCCGACGTCTCCTTCGCCCAGATGATGATCCCGCACCACGAGCAGGCCGTGCGCATGGCCGAGTTCGCCGGCACCCGCGCCGCCGACCCGCAGGTCCAGCAGCTGGCCACGCAGATCAAGACCGCTCAGGGCCCGGAGATCGCGACGATGAAAGGCTGGCTGGACGCCTGGGGTCAGCCGACCGCCGCTCCGATGGGCGGCATGCACGGCGACATGCCCGGCATGATGACGGAGGAGCAGATGGGCTCTCTGGAGAACATGACCGGCATCGCGTTCGACCGCGAGTTCGTCCGCATGATGATCGCCCACCACCAGGGCGCGGTCCAGATGGCCAAGACCGAACAGGCCCAGGGCGCCAACGTCGACGCCAAGGCCCTGGCCGCGACGATCGAGAAGGCCCAGACCGCAGAGATCGCGACACTGCAGCAGGTCCTCGACCGGCTGAAGTGA
- a CDS encoding (2Fe-2S) ferredoxin domain-containing protein, which yields MTVPAVGACRVVLCRGCCCGTTGKHPDIDHQQQADQLADAAGVALLITGCLGNCERSNTVVVLPSPAGRAAGGTVTWFGRILDPALTKAVADWVARGGPGLAELPELLGAHVQPPGRRLSRGRQADTEPVSAGTR from the coding sequence ATGACCGTCCCCGCCGTCGGCGCCTGCCGGGTCGTGCTGTGCCGCGGCTGCTGCTGCGGCACCACCGGCAAGCACCCCGACATCGACCACCAGCAGCAGGCCGACCAGCTCGCCGACGCCGCAGGCGTGGCCCTGCTGATCACCGGCTGCCTGGGCAACTGCGAGCGCAGCAACACCGTCGTCGTGCTGCCTTCGCCCGCCGGGCGGGCCGCGGGCGGCACCGTGACATGGTTCGGGCGCATCCTCGACCCGGCCTTGACCAAGGCGGTGGCGGACTGGGTCGCCCGCGGCGGCCCGGGTTTGGCCGAGCTGCCCGAGCTGCTGGGTGCGCATGTGCAGCCGCCTGGCCGCCGACTGTCCAGGGGCAGGCAGGCGGATACCGAACCAGTGTCGGCCGGAACGCGGTGA
- a CDS encoding lipase family protein, which produces MAHPDTSLHHRPPVLPAAAGDRAAACRTLRWSAAVVACLVAVSATPAAAAPATAVPHSSGSRAPGTPVAVEPLPEPLRPAGSGPAWRLRYLSTSWNGHPAVVSGTITLPAGTPPAGGWRVVSFGPGFNGTPDRCAASQAGTPPFIRPLSEALLRAGYAVAVTDYEGIGTPGESSVVHGPAEAYAMVDIVRAARRLAPVSRRWAAAGYSLGGHAALWTGSLADGYAPSLRHVGTIAIAPTTQWGLQFAAAGNPAAPVNPAVPYQGRTLPVTHPGGFHAADWFTPAGLSLIDLAGHVCIEQMATALTGLTMADVFTDPPAAMDEFTALFDPHEVPVRRYSRPVRLAHGTADQLPAVLTEITAGQLAAAGTDVTYTPVSGADHFTVAAAIAPHVVQWLEELFTRP; this is translated from the coding sequence ATGGCACATCCCGACACCTCCCTCCACCACCGGCCGCCGGTCCTGCCTGCCGCCGCCGGTGACCGCGCCGCAGCCTGCCGCACGCTTCGGTGGTCCGCTGCCGTCGTCGCCTGCCTCGTCGCGGTGAGCGCGACTCCAGCCGCCGCTGCCCCGGCGACGGCCGTCCCGCACAGCTCCGGCAGCCGTGCGCCGGGCACCCCGGTGGCGGTGGAGCCGCTGCCCGAGCCGCTGCGGCCGGCCGGTTCCGGTCCCGCATGGCGGCTGCGCTACCTGTCCACGTCGTGGAACGGCCACCCGGCCGTGGTCAGTGGCACGATCACGCTGCCTGCCGGCACCCCACCGGCGGGCGGGTGGCGAGTGGTCAGCTTCGGCCCAGGGTTCAACGGCACGCCGGACCGGTGCGCCGCCTCGCAGGCCGGCACGCCGCCGTTCATCCGCCCGCTCAGCGAGGCCCTGCTCCGCGCCGGGTACGCCGTGGCTGTCACCGATTACGAGGGCATCGGCACGCCAGGCGAAAGCTCCGTCGTGCACGGTCCGGCGGAGGCGTACGCCATGGTGGACATCGTGCGTGCCGCACGCCGTCTCGCCCCGGTGTCACGGCGATGGGCCGCCGCCGGATACTCGCTCGGCGGCCATGCGGCGCTGTGGACCGGCTCGCTCGCTGATGGTTACGCGCCGTCACTGCGCCACGTCGGAACCATCGCGATCGCACCCACCACCCAGTGGGGCCTGCAGTTCGCCGCTGCCGGAAACCCGGCCGCGCCGGTGAACCCCGCAGTGCCCTACCAGGGCCGCACCCTGCCGGTGACCCACCCGGGCGGGTTCCACGCCGCGGACTGGTTCACCCCGGCCGGCCTCAGCCTGATCGACCTCGCCGGACACGTCTGCATCGAGCAGATGGCCACGGCGCTGACCGGGTTGACGATGGCGGACGTGTTCACCGACCCGCCCGCCGCGATGGACGAGTTCACGGCTCTCTTCGACCCGCACGAGGTCCCGGTCCGGCGCTACTCCAGGCCGGTGCGCCTGGCCCACGGCACGGCCGATCAGCTGCCCGCCGTGCTCACCGAGATCACCGCCGGGCAGCTCGCCGCGGCCGGCACCGACGTCACCTACACCCCGGTGTCCGGAGCAGACCACTTTACCGTGGCGGCAGCGATCGCGCCGCATGTCGTGCAGTGGCTTGAGGAGCTGTTCACGCGCCCGTAG
- a CDS encoding cation transporter, translating to METVYTVKGMTCGHCVNSVSTEIGKLDGVTGVQVDLTSGAVTVSSAGILDEAAVAAAVDEAGYELVGARS from the coding sequence ATGGAGACCGTATACACCGTCAAGGGCATGACCTGCGGGCACTGCGTCAACTCGGTCAGCACCGAGATCGGCAAGCTCGACGGGGTGACCGGTGTGCAGGTCGACCTGACCAGCGGTGCGGTCACCGTGTCCAGCGCAGGCATCCTGGACGAGGCCGCGGTCGCCGCGGCCGTCGACGAGGCAGGCTACGAACTGGTGGGAGCACGGTCATGA
- a CDS encoding metal-sensitive transcriptional regulator, with protein sequence MTTQAHTPPAATARGYTATKDQLLTRIRRIEGQVRGIEKMVEDDRYCIDVLTQISAIQAALDKVGLGLLDGHARHCMQHGAQEGRGEEMATELMAAVGRLMKRG encoded by the coding sequence ATGACGACGCAAGCCCACACTCCCCCGGCGGCCACGGCCCGCGGCTACACCGCGACCAAGGACCAGCTGCTCACGCGGATCCGCCGCATCGAGGGCCAGGTGCGTGGCATCGAGAAGATGGTCGAGGACGACCGGTACTGCATCGACGTGCTCACCCAGATCTCCGCGATCCAGGCGGCGCTGGACAAGGTCGGCCTGGGCCTGCTGGACGGCCACGCCCGCCACTGTATGCAGCACGGCGCACAGGAAGGCCGCGGCGAGGAGATGGCCACGGAGCTGATGGCCGCGGTCGGCCGGCTGATGAAACGAGGCTGA
- a CDS encoding GTP cyclohydrolase I: MRGVRAHGTLTVTSALHGTMRTDPSTRAEFPALARDRH; encoded by the coding sequence ATGCGCGGCGTGCGCGCCCACGGCACCCTGACGGTGACCTCGGCACTGCACGGCACCATGCGCACCGACCCGTCCACCCGGGCGGAGTTCCCAGCCCTGGCCCGGGACCGGCACTGA
- a CDS encoding DUF6153 family protein has product MTGVRRAVPQALLYAVLLGLAIMHTFGHGAHSAHPAGNAHAQSAATAHPPVAPARAVVVPTVGDSDCHGCRHAGWHVFSVCMAVLSALILVAFLLVRVRLRSTAMLVLAGLRVAQAVSRGPPDPPPLRLRLAQLSVSRT; this is encoded by the coding sequence ATGACCGGGGTGCGCCGCGCTGTCCCGCAGGCACTGCTGTACGCAGTGCTGCTCGGGCTCGCGATCATGCACACTTTCGGCCACGGCGCACACAGCGCCCACCCCGCCGGCAACGCTCACGCGCAGTCGGCCGCGACCGCCCACCCGCCCGTCGCCCCAGCTCGCGCGGTGGTGGTGCCGACGGTCGGCGACAGCGACTGCCACGGCTGCCGGCACGCAGGCTGGCACGTGTTCAGCGTCTGCATGGCCGTGCTGTCCGCCCTGATCCTCGTCGCGTTCCTCCTGGTGCGGGTGCGCCTGCGCTCGACGGCCATGCTCGTCTTGGCGGGGCTGCGGGTGGCCCAGGCGGTGTCGCGTGGCCCGCCGGACCCGCCGCCGCTTCGCCTGCGCCTTGCCCAACTGTCGGTGTCTCGGACATAG